From a region of the Pyxidicoccus xibeiensis genome:
- a CDS encoding cyclic peptide export ABC transporter: MNIFLILLRKSKRLALLTVVFGLLSGAASTALLALINGVLTQGKEGGLDRILLPFLGLTLGALLLRMGSQLVLNRLQQGILLDLRLWLGRHLLTTSLRKLEEAGAHRMLSSLSQDIQTLGAGVMVLPEIFIGAAVVLSGLVYLGWLSWVLFLVALGLMVVGQLTYALLANAAGRYQWRAREETITMFRHFNALFNGGKELRLNRQRGRDFFDKDLSPTAQAVRREFLRSDDLFSIASSWGISLYTVTIGLLLWAGPRLTTLTQTELVGAVLVVLYLQQPLSVVSSLYPSLRRAEVALAQIEKMGLDLAGEHGPVGALPEVTQEPPRPFEQLELVGVTHTYRNERDGEQFTLGPIHLSLRRGELLFIVGGNGSGKTTLAKALSGLYAPEGGELRMDGVPVPPEGLADYRQRFAAVFFDFCLFERLPGQASPELLREARGYLERLHLDKKVRIGDDGQLSTVALSQGQRKRLALLVAWLEDRPIYLFDEWAADQDPQFKEVFYRQVLQDLKARGKAVVVISHDDRYFHLADRLVRIESGQIVSDAKPGEPRAPSVLSA, from the coding sequence ATGAACATCTTCCTCATCCTGCTGCGCAAGTCGAAGCGGCTGGCCCTGCTCACGGTGGTCTTCGGGCTGTTGTCGGGCGCGGCCAGCACGGCGCTGCTGGCCCTCATCAACGGCGTGCTGACGCAGGGGAAGGAAGGCGGGCTGGACCGCATCCTCCTGCCCTTCCTGGGGCTGACGCTGGGCGCGCTGCTGCTGCGCATGGGCTCGCAGCTGGTGCTCAACCGGCTGCAGCAGGGCATCCTGCTGGACCTGCGCCTGTGGCTCGGCCGGCACCTGCTGACCACGTCGCTGCGAAAGCTGGAGGAGGCCGGCGCCCACCGGATGCTGAGCTCGCTGAGCCAGGACATCCAGACGCTGGGCGCGGGCGTCATGGTGCTGCCGGAGATCTTCATCGGCGCCGCCGTCGTCCTCAGCGGCCTCGTCTACCTGGGCTGGCTGTCGTGGGTCCTCTTCCTGGTGGCCCTGGGCCTCATGGTGGTGGGGCAGCTCACTTACGCGCTGCTGGCCAACGCCGCCGGCCGCTACCAGTGGCGGGCCCGCGAAGAGACCATCACGATGTTCCGGCACTTCAACGCCCTGTTCAACGGCGGCAAGGAGCTGCGGCTCAACCGCCAGCGCGGCCGGGACTTCTTCGACAAGGACCTCTCCCCCACCGCCCAGGCGGTGCGCCGGGAGTTCCTGCGCAGTGACGACCTCTTCTCCATCGCGAGCAGCTGGGGCATCTCCCTCTACACCGTCACCATCGGCCTGTTGCTGTGGGCGGGGCCCCGTCTCACCACCCTGACGCAGACGGAGCTGGTGGGCGCGGTGCTGGTCGTGCTGTACCTCCAGCAGCCGCTCAGCGTCGTCTCCAGCCTGTACCCCAGCCTGCGCCGCGCCGAGGTGGCCCTGGCGCAAATCGAGAAGATGGGCCTGGACCTGGCGGGCGAGCACGGCCCCGTGGGGGCGCTGCCCGAAGTCACGCAGGAGCCGCCGCGGCCCTTCGAGCAGCTGGAGTTGGTGGGCGTCACCCACACCTACCGCAACGAGCGCGACGGTGAGCAGTTCACGCTGGGCCCCATCCACCTGTCGCTGCGGCGTGGCGAGCTGCTCTTCATCGTGGGGGGCAACGGCAGCGGCAAGACGACGCTGGCGAAGGCGCTCAGCGGGCTGTACGCGCCGGAGGGCGGAGAGCTGCGCATGGACGGCGTGCCGGTGCCCCCGGAGGGCCTGGCCGACTACCGCCAGCGCTTCGCCGCCGTCTTCTTCGACTTCTGCCTCTTCGAGCGGCTGCCGGGGCAGGCCTCGCCCGAGCTGCTGCGCGAGGCCCGCGGGTACCTGGAGCGGCTGCACCTGGACAAGAAGGTGCGCATTGGCGACGACGGCCAGCTGTCGACGGTGGCCCTCTCCCAGGGGCAGCGCAAGCGGCTGGCGCTGCTGGTTGCCTGGCTGGAGGACCGCCCCATCTACCTGTTCGACGAGTGGGCCGCCGACCAGGATCCCCAGTTCAAGGAAGTCTTCTACCGGCAGGTCCTCCAGGACCTGAAGGCGCGCGGGAAGGCGGTGGTCGTCATCAGCCACGATGACCGCTACTTCCACCTCGCGGACCGCCTCGTCCGCATCGAGTCCGGACAGATTGTCTCGGACGCGAAGCCGGGCGAGCCACGGGCCCCGAGCGTCCTGAGCGCGTAG